A window of Trichomycterus rosablanca isolate fTriRos1 chromosome 5, fTriRos1.hap1, whole genome shotgun sequence contains these coding sequences:
- the tmem50a gene encoding transmembrane protein 50A: MSGFLDGIRCGDCECNIDWAEKRNTIASIAAGVLFFTGWWIIIDAAIMYPKEEEFHHAYHTCGVIATIAFLMINAVSNGQVRGDSYSEGCMGQTAARVWLFIGFMLAFGSLIASMWILFGGFVVPAKAAVYPGIAVFFQNAFIFFGGLVFKFGRTEDLWQ, from the exons ATGTCGGGGTTCTTGGATGGCATCAGATGTGGCGACTGTGAGTGCAACATTGACTGGGCTGAGAAGAGAAATACCATTGCCTCAATAGCAGCTGGCGTATTG tttttcacAGGTTGGTGGATCATAATTGATGCAGCCATAATGTACCCCAAAGAGGAGGAGTTTCACCACGCGTACCATACCTGTGGAGTCATCGCCACCATAGCATTTCTTAT GATTAATGCAGTGTCAAATGGCCAGGTGAGAGGTGACAGTTACAGTGAAGGCTGCATGGGACAGACAG CTGCTAGAGTGTGGCTTTTCATCGGCTTCATGCTGGCGTTCGGCTCTCTTATTGCCTCCATGTGGATTCTGTTCGGAGGTTTTGTTGTGCCTG CGAAGGCAGCAGTGTATCCTGGGATTGCTGTTTTCTTTCAGAATGCCTTCATCTTCTTTGG GGGTCTGGTGTTCAAGTTTGGACGTACAGAGGATCTTTGGCAGTGA
- the mgst3b gene encoding microsomal glutathione S-transferase 3b: protein MEIIDILPANFGYAIFTYLYSWVMLTYLGVKVGGARKKYNVKYPTMYSTKDDVFNCIQRAHQNTLEVYPQWLVFQTIAALVYPTAAAVLGAIWVTSRFSYAWGYYTGDPSKRMYGAYGYIGLFGVIILSISVALQLLGMI from the exons ATGGAGATCATCGACATTTTACCTGCAAATTTCGGCTATGCGATCTTCACCTACTTATACAGCTGGGTCATGTTGACTTACCTTGGTGTAAAAGTCGGAGGTGCACGAAAGAAATACAATGTGAAG TACCCCACAATGTACAGCACTAAGGATGATGTGTTCAACTGCATTCAAAGAGCCCATCAGAACACACTGGAGGTCTACCCACAGTGGCTGGTTTTCCAGACCATTGCTGCACTGGTATATCCC acgGCTGCCGCAGTGCTGGGTGCTATCTGGGTGACTAGCAGGTTCTCCTATGCCTGGGGTTACTACACTGGTG ACCCTAGCAAGAGGATGTACGGGGCCTATGGCTACATCGGCCTTTTCGGAGTGATCATCCTGTCCATTTCTGTTGCTCTTCAGCTGCTTGGAATGATTTAA